The following proteins are encoded in a genomic region of Gopherus flavomarginatus isolate rGopFla2 chromosome 14, rGopFla2.mat.asm, whole genome shotgun sequence:
- the NQO1 gene encoding NAD(P)H dehydrogenase [quinone] 1 — protein MAGRKALIVLAHEEMTSFNHAMKDAAVEVLQKRGWSVTVSDLYKMKFNPVPSREDIKGKPKDPNNFKYGPEMGSAWAEGRLSSDIVAEQKKLEAADLLIFQFPVYWFSVPAILKGWFERVFTQGFAYSLTMMYGSGPFQKKKAMLSFTTGGTGPMYTPAGINGDINILLWPLQSGILHFCGFQVLEPQIAYSISHAPEDARLQILEDWKKRLAAIWEEKPISFVPDSNFDLSYVGGFVLKQEVQDRQKAQKYGLSVGQHLGKAIPPDSQVKTQKK, from the exons ATGGCAG gAAGAAAGGCCCTGATTGTGTTGGCACACGAGGAGATGACCTCCTTCAATCATGCCATGAAAGATGCTGCTGTGGAAGTGCTGCAGAAGAGAGGCTGGAGTGTCACCGTTTCTGATCTATACAAGATGAAGTTTAACCCTGTGCCATCACGAGAGGACATCAAAG GTAAGCCAAAAGACCCCAACAACTTCAAGTATGGCCCTGAGATGGGCTCGGCATGGGCAGAAGGTCGGCTGAGCAGCGACATCGTAGCAGAACAGAAGAAGCTCGAAGCTGCAGACCTTCTGATATTCCAG TTCCCCGTCTACTGGTTCAGTGTGCCTGCGATCCTGAAGGGCTGGTTTGAACGTGTTTTCACACAAGGATTTGCCTACTCACTTACCATGATGTATGGTAGTGGGCCCTTTCAG AAAAAGAAGGCTATGCTCTCCTTCACCACGGGTGGGACTGGCCCCATGTACACTCCCGCGGGCATCAACGGAGACATCAACATCCTCCTTTGGCCGCTGCAG AGTGGCATACTCCATTTCTGTGGCTTCCAAGTCTTGGAGCCCCAAATTGCCTACAGCATTAGTCATGCTCCTGAGGATGCCCGTTTGCagatcctggaggactggaaGAAGCGACTGGCAGCTATCTGGGAAGAGAAACCCATCAGTTTTGTTCCAGACAGCAACTTTGATCTAAGCTACGTGGGGGGCTTTGTGCTGAAACAGGAGGTGCAGGACCGCCAGAAGGCTCAGAAATATGGGTTGAGCGTGGGACAGCACCTGGGGAAGGCCATCCCACCTGACAGCCAGGTCAAAACCCAGAAGAAATAG